Proteins encoded by one window of Salvia splendens isolate huo1 chromosome 7, SspV2, whole genome shotgun sequence:
- the LOC121810399 gene encoding uncharacterized protein LOC121810399: MALLASCWLIVESFVVPHGFIKWFYLSFYIHPSFLVFCQLFLWFNDLLNLFIFLFLPLDLVFPFIARVVVFLFSYIRPITKDDVYYDALEPEHKSLQDCQVFVSSRKSTPATISRVFYTSGNEIVHRRCVKDSWLNQYLYSDHYNYTVSNFMYDVTNMSTYVQPDQHECTTPIPSTFLNHSVDGETEDSVISTPSNDPLILENMIQDDCVSPLSSLDVNDESSAAGDVLVHKAFLPSYCSTDAEDPFHNKYMSRVRFFDVLYHERLHGINAILNEHLRNPIIFDFMAPLTNYPIVWSGTARKRVLKSLEFDLEMINVAQSCLFWEALDHQYHKVESLSLSENCGNILFHHNISGKFQEIEILLIRFVENQRCESQKSLSITRKRLSFQSLLRIPNAAGFVHMEKENKMLGCIRPAQLLEAIDNCTKAFWLYIKTDDEKKPFWKYKGIWRAPPSVEDPQYLELLYNVLKDFHKKEIMLRGVEGKRKCWMRRKVKEVQAEEKRNIVVGMIDVRLVQRMLKMPLINRSHLKWCQDKLNNLDFKEDTVFRGPNTQLFPLP, translated from the exons ATGGCTCTGTTAGCTTCCTGTTGGTTGATCGTCGAATCTTTCGTCGTCCCACATGGATTCATCAAGTGGTTCTACTTGAGCTTTTACATTCATCCATCCTTTCTTGTTTTCTGCCAACTCTTTCTATGGTTCAACGACTTGCTCAACCTATTCATCTTCTTGTTTCTCCCTTTAGACCTCGTGTTTCCATTTATCGCGAGGGTAGTCGTGTTTTTGTTTTCCTACATTAGGCCAATTACCAAAGATGATGTCTATTATGATGCTCTTGAACCAGAACATAAATCGTTACAAGATTGCCAGGTTTTCGTTTCGTCTAGGAAATCGACACCTGCAACAATATCCCGGGTTTTTTACACAAGTGGAAATGAAATAGTTCATCGTAGATGTGTTAAAGATTCATGGTTGAATCAGTATTTGTATTCTGATCATTACAACTATACTGTTTCTAATTTCATGTACGATGTTACTAACATGTCCACTTATGTACAACCTGATCAACATGAATGTACAACTCCAATTCCTTCTACTTTCTTGAACCATTCAGTTGATGGTGAAACTGAAGATTCTGTGATTAGTACTCCTTCTAATGATCCTCTGATTCTTGAGAATATGATTCAAGACGACTGCGTTTCGCCTCTTTCAAGTCTGGATGTCAACGACGAGTCTTCAGCAGCAGGCGACGTGCTTGTACATAAAGCTTTTTTGCCATCATATTGTAGCACTGATGCTGAAGATCCATTCCACAATAAGTACATGTCTAGAGTGAGATTCTTCGACGTCCTCTATCACGAAAGACTACATGGAATCA ATGCGATCTTGAACGAGCATTTGAGGAATCCTATCATTTTCGACTTCATGGCGCCATTGACTAATTATCCAATTGTGTGGAGTGGAACTGCAAGAAAGAGGGTGCTGAAAAGTTTGGAATTTGATCTTGAAATGATTAATGTGGCTCAGTCTTGCCTGTTTTGGGAGGCCCTTGATCATCAGTATCACAAAGTTGAGTCTCTTTCACTATCTGAAAACTGTGGCAACATACTATTTCATCATAACATTTCAGGGAAATTTCAAGAGATTGAGATTCTATTGATAAGATTTGTGGAGAATCAAAGATGTGAAAGCCAAAAATCTTTAAGTATTACTAGAAAAAGACTTTCTTTCCAGAGTCTTCTCCGTATCCCTAATGCAGCAG GATTTGTCCATATGGAGAAAGAAAACAAGATGCTGGGCTGCATAAGGCCAGCTCAATTATTAGAAGCCATTGACAACTGCACCAAAGCTTTCTGGTTATACATCAAAACAGATGATGAAAAGAAGCCATTTTGGAAATATAAGGGTATCTGGAGGGCTCCTCCATCTGTTGAAGATCCTCAGTATTTGGAGCTTCTATACAATGTGCTCAAAGATTTTCATAAG AAAGAGATAATGCTGAGAGGTGTGGAAGGAAAGAGAAAGTGTTGGATGAGAAGGAAAGTGAAAGAAGTGCAAGCAGAAGAGAAGAGAAACATTGTGGTTGGCATGATTGATGTGAGGCTAGTGCAAAGGATGCTTAAGATGCCTTTAATTAATAGGTCTCACCTCAAATGGTGTCAAGACAAGCTTAACAATTTAGATTTTAAGGAAGACACTGTTTTTAGGGGGCCAAACACTCAGCTGTTTCCCTTGCCTTGA